The region TAGAGCCCGGTTGCGTACTCGACCGAATCACATTACTGTGCTGGGCCTTATAATTCCGCACGGCTACATCCATAACCGGTGTATGCGGTAAGGTAAGACCACCAGCGGGCTTACTACCCGGTACCGGCTGTTTATAGTTGGCGATCATTCCCTGGTTGACGCTAGGCGCATTAACTACAATTCCCGATTGCCCTTTCCAGGACTGAACCGTTGCGGCTTTGTTCGGGTGCTTGTAATTGTGCGTTGAGTAGGTATGGTCGTTGCGTAATTTACGATCATCCTGGGCCGAAGCAGTAAAGAATAAACCGCTGCCGAAAGCGAGGATAAACAGGTATGTTTTCATGGTTTGTCTTGTTATTTGCAAGGTCAACCAGGTTGAATTGGTACTTTATCGATCCATTCCCTGGTTGACTTTACAAAGGTGAAGCCCCCGCGTTAGGCAGGTGTTAGAACCAGATTAGAACAGGATTAGAAAATCAAATCGCTAACCAAACAGGTGAAGTTCGAGTTGATTGTTAACTACGAGTGCACTATACTACTCAACCAGAAACTTTTTCATGAAAATCCTTTTAGTTGAAGACGAAGAGCGGTTAGCTTCTTTTATCCGAAAAGGTATATCGGCCGAAGGCTACGAAGTTGAAGTCGCCCACGATGGACGTACCGGCCTGTCACTCTTCCGCAGGGACATTTATGATATTATTATTCTGGATGTCAATCTTCCACACATGAATGGCTTTGATCTGTGTCGGCATATCCGGTCAGAAAATGAGGCTGTTCCCGTGCTGATGCTCACTGCACTGGATAGCATGGCCGACAAATCGGACGGGTTCAACGCCGGGGCCGACGATTACCTTGCCAAACCCTTTGAGTTTCAGGAACTGCTTTTACGACTTAGAGCCCTGACGCGCCGGATCGGCTCGCGACCCAAACAGGTGCTCCAACTCGCCGATTTAGAACTGAATCTGGATAGTAAGACCGTAACCCGCGCCGGTAAACGTATCGACCTGACCACCCGCGAATACGCACTGGTAGAGTACATGATGCTCAACAAAGGAAAAGTCATTTCGCGGGTCGACATCAGCGAACGCGTCTGGAGCCTCAACTTCGACAATAACAGCAACGTTATTGATGTGTACGTCAGCTACCTACGAAAAAAAATCGACAAGGGGTTTTCGCCCAAATTGCTGCATACCATCGTAGGCATGGGCTATGTTCTTCGGGAGGATTAGTTAATGGTTAATGGTTAATGGTTAATGGTTAATGGTTAATGGTTAATGGTTAATGGTTAATGGTTAATGGTTAATGAAAAACAGTCCAACCTCAGAAGTATCTACTCATCAACCAATAACTCAACAACTCAATAACCAATAACCAACATCCAGCGTTATGCTCATTCGGAACCGCCTGACCATCATTTTTACGTTGCTGGCAACGGCTATTCAGCTTACGTTGTCACTGCTGGTGTGGTACTTTTATTCGTTGTACAGGCAGGAAGAGTTCTATAGTCGGCTCGAATCTAAAGCCCGCGTGGCCGGACGGGTACTGATCTCCCGTCGGCATTTGCACGATGACTTTTTCAAGAATATGGTTCGTACCGACCTGCTCACCATTGTAGAGGAGCAGATCAGCATTTACGATAACCGGCACAATCTGGTATTTACCAACCGTACCTTAAAAGAATCCGAGTACTATAAAGAAAAGATACCCCTACTCTCCTCCGACCCACTGGTTGAGTTCAGAAGCGGCCACCTCGAATCTATTCTTATGGCGTATCGGGACCGGGGGCAACTGTTCTACATTTTTGCATCCGGCTATGACCGAATCGGTTTTGCCAAGCTGGGTACGCTGCAACAAATCATGCTGCTGGCCAATCTGTTTGGTTTTACATTGATCGTGCTGGCGGGCTGGTATTTTGCCGGTCGGGTGCTCAATCCCATATCCCAGATTGTCGATGAAGTGGAACAGATTACCGCGACACAGCTTTACAAGCGGGTGAACGAAGGAAACCGCCGGGACGAAATTGCTCAACTTGCCATGACCTTCAACCAGATGCTTTTCCGACTGGAAGACGCCTTTGTTTCGCAGCGCAGCTTTGTCGCTCACGCTTCCCACGAATTGCGAACACCCCTCACCAACACCCTGGGAACCCTCGAAACGTCCATTCGCTACGATAAGAATCCGGCCGACTGGCGCGACAGCATGGTAATTGCGGTTGAAGAACTGAAAAAAGTAATTGCCCTGACGAATGGGTTATTGGGTCTGGCCAAAGTTACCGATGGAACCGTTGCGCTGACGGCCGTTCAGGTGGACGATTGTTTGCTCACCGCCGTTGGGCAAGTCCAGACCAAGTATCCGGGCCGGAGCCTGCCCCTTCAATTTATGACCGGCGACGAAGCTGTGTTCACCGTAAAAGGCAGCGCCACCTTACTGACAACGGCTTTTTTGAACGTGCTTGATAACGCCTGCAAGTATTCCGACGAAGCGGTTACTGTTAAACTTCAGGCTAAGGAAGACCAAATCACAATAACCATTACCGACCGTGGCCGGGGCATCTCCGAAACAGATGCGGCTCACATTCTTGATCCGCTTTACCGGGGCGAAAATGTAGAAGGCGTACCCGGCTATGGCATTGGTCTGGCGGTAACGCAGAAAATTATTGATTTACACCAGGGGTCTCTTCAGATTACTTCCCAGGTGAATGAAGGAACGACCGTTACCATTGTATTGCCTGGTCAGGTGTAAGCGATCTGGCCCTGTTTTGCTATACTGTATGCTGTTGGGGGCTTCCTCATGGTGTCAGGTTCTTAAGCCCGATATTCCTGAAAACGGCCCGGCTGAACTTAAAAAATAACAAGAAGTATTAATTTTAATCTCTTTTAAATTTGGCTCTTAAGAACATAAAATAAAACTTTTCCAATAAAGGGCTTTTATATTAATAACTAATCACCTTACATAAATACAACTAATCACCTATAAAACAATCATTTACACATATCAATAAAAATAGACATTAATAGGCTATTGGACATTTTTAATGTGTTCTAATTTCCTTCTCATACCGTTTTAATGTTGCAGGGCTTGATTTGTATCGAAGTAACAAGGATACAAGTTATGCAACGCCGAAATTTTCCCTCGATTTTGCTCTACGGTTTTGGACTAGCCCTGGCTCTTTCTCTGGGGTTTAATGGCTTTTTGCTTTACGAGCAAAGCCATCGGCTGAGTCTTTACGAAGACGAGTTAGGCTACACTGTCCATCCGGTCGATCTCGTAGCCTGGCAGCAACAGCTCTCCGAATGCAAACGAGCCAATCAGCAGAAAGATAGTCTGATCAGCCGATTGGAGCAGTTGCCAACTGCACACGCAGGTCAGACGGTCATCACCCAGCACATGTCTTCACGCTAACAGTACCCAAGCCATTAAACACTATCAAATAGCTTCTCGTAAAAATTAAGATCGGTATGAAAAAAACACACATTCTCCTGAGCTTGTTTGGCCTGTTCGCCCTCTTTGGCATGACAGGCTGTTCATCGAATGCAGAAGAGAAAAAAGAAGAGGAAGTTAAATTTCTGGTCACAAGCCCCTTACAGAAAGATACCCTGGCTACCAAAGACTATGTGTGTCAGGTTCACGCCATCCAGCATATTGAAGTAAGGGCACTGGAAAAAGGTTATCTCCAGAAAATTTTTGTAGACGAAGGGCAGTACGTAAAACAGGGACAGATGATGTTTCAGATCATGCCCGTGGTGTACAATGCCGAACTGCAGAAATCGCAGGCTGAAGCCAACTACGTAGGCATCGAATTTCAGAACACCAAACGGCTGGCCGATAGCAACATCGTTTCTAAAAACGAACTCGCACTGGCCCGTGCCAAGTTCGATAAGGCTAATGCCGATGTAACACTCGCAAAAACGCACTTGCAGTTTACTGAAATCCGTGCCCCATTCAGTGGTATCATGGACCACTTTCAGGTACGACTGGGAAGTCTGGTCGATGATGGTGATTTGCTGACAACCCTGTCGGATAACAGCAAAATGTGGGTGTATTTCAACGTGCCGGAAGCCGAATACCTCGCCTATAAAATCCACCACGACGACAACATGAAACATGTAAGACTGGTGATGGCCAATAACGAACTGTTCGACCAGCCCGGCGAAGTGCAAACCATTGAAGCTGACTTCAACAATGAAACCGGTAACATTGCTTTCCGGGCTACCTTCCCGAACCCAAAAGGTCTGCTAAGACACGGCGAAACCGGTAGTGTACGCATGACTGTACCACTCAAAAATGCCCTGATCATCCCGCAGAAAGCCACCTTCGAAGTACTGGAAAAGAAGTATGTATATGTGGTGGACAAAAACAATGTGGTACGGTCGAGGGAAATAGCCATAGCCGCCGAAATGCCGCACATTTTCGTCGTTCAGTCCGGTTTGACCAAAGGCGACAGAATTCTGCTGGAAGGCTTGCGTCAGGTGAAGGAAAACGAAAAGATCCATGTCAACTACGTTCAGCCTGCTTCTGTCATCTCGAATCTGGGTCTGTACGCCGAGTAATCAACCATTCTAAAACAGGGAAGACATGTTCAATAAATTCATACGTAGACCTGTATTCGCTATCGTGATTTCCATCATGATCGTGTTCATAGGTGTACTGGCTATCAAGAGCTTACCTATTTCTCAGTTTCCGGATATTGCCCCAACAACCGTAAACATATTTATTGCTTATCCTGGCTCCAGTGCCGACGTACTGGTAAAATCGACGTTGATTACGTTGGAGCAGGCCATCAACGGCGTTCAGGATATGCGCTACATTGCCACCGATGCAACCAGCGCCGGTGAAGCTACGCTCCGCATTATTTTTGAACCGGGTACAGACCCTAACACGGCCGTTATCAGGGTAAAGACCAGGGTCGACCAGGTTATGCCGCTTCTTCCCGAACTGGTACAGCGCGAAGGGGTTATCATTTCGCCTGTTCAGCCCAGTATGCTGATGTACGTCAACCTCTTTTCAAAGGAGAAGAGTATTGACGAAAAATTCCTGTTTAACTACGCTACCGTTAAAATGATCCCTGAAATTCAGCGGACCAAAGGGGTAGCCAGGGCACAAATATTGGGTAGCCGACGCTATGCCATGCGCGTTTGGCTCAACCCCGAACGGATGCGGGCCTACAACATCTCGACCGAAGAGGTTATGAAGGCTATCGGCGAGCAGAGTATTATTGGTCGGCCGGGTCGGATTGGTCAAAGCTCCGGTATAGCGGCCCAGTCGCTGGAATACGTGCTTACCTATAAAGGCCGGTATAATAAACCGGAAGAGTACGAAGGAATCATCGTAAGAGCCAATGCCTCCGGCGAAAGCATTCACCTGAAGGATATTGCCCGTGTAGAATTAGGTAGTGAATTCTTCGATATTTATTCCAACCTGGATGGTCATGCCTCGGCCGCTATCGTGTTGCGGCAAAACTACGGCAGTAACGCCAGCGATGTTATCAACGAAGTAAAAGAGAAGCTTGAGGTAATGAAAGCCTCCTTCCCGCCGGGAGTCGACTACAAAATCAGCTATGACGTGTCGAACTTCCTCGATGCGTCGATCGAGCAGGTTATTCACACCCTTCGCGACGCGTTCATTCTGGTGGCTCTGGTTGTGTTCCTGTTCCTGGGCGACTGGCGGTCTACGCTGATTCCTATTCTGGCGGTTCCTGTATCGCTGATCGGTGCTTTCTTCGTTATCCAGGCATTTGGGCTTTCTATCAACCTGATTACCCTGTTTGCGCTGGTTCTGGCCATTGGTATTGTGGTCGATGATGCCATTGTGGTGGTGGAAGCGGTACACGCCAAGATGGAAGAAGAGCCGCATTTGACCCCCTTCCGGGCGGTTCAGAAAGTGTTGGGTGAAATTAGTGGCGCCATCATCGCCATTACCCTCGTGATGGTATCGGTGTTCCTGCCTATTTCCTTCATGTCGGGTCCGGTGGGTACCTTCTATCGTCAGTTCTCTATTACGATGGCTAGCTCCATTGTGATTTCGGCCCTGATCGCCCTCACGCTTACGCCCGTACTGTGTGCCATGCTGCTGAAAAACCATCATGGACATCCACCTAAAAAGAACCCGCTAACCCGTGCGCTTGACAGCTTCAACCGGGGATTTGATAAAATGACCGGGTGGTACGTTGGCTTACTGAAGTTGATCGTTAGTCGCCGATTTGTGACGTTCGCCATCCTGATTGGCTTCTGTGCCGGTATTGTCGTTGTGAATAAGATTCTGCCCGCAGGCTTTATTCCGAACGAGGACCAGAGTACCATCTATGCCATTATCCAGACGCCACCGGGTTCTACCCTGGAAAAAACCAACGAGGTATCCCGACGGCTCCAGAAAATTTGCGAAGAGGTTCCGGGCATCGAATCAGTATCGTCGCTGGCTGGTTACGAGATCATGACCGAAGGCCGGGGTTCCAACGCCGGTACCTGTCTGATCAACCTGAAAACCTGGTCGGACCGCGATAAGAACGTGAAGGAAATCATGGAAGAGCTGGAGGAGAAATCGAGAAACCTCGGCGCGACAGTCGAGTTCTTCGAGCCACCGGCAATCCCCGGATTTGGTACATCGGGTGGTTTCTCGATGCGTCTGCTCGACAAAACGACCGATACGGACTACAGCGAGTTTGACAAGATCAACAAGCAGTTCATGG is a window of Spirosoma linguale DSM 74 DNA encoding:
- a CDS encoding two component transcriptional regulator, winged helix family (PFAM: response regulator receiver; transcriptional regulator domain protein~SMART: response regulator receiver~KEGG: sfu:Sfum_2007 two component transcriptional regulator, winged helix family); translated protein: MKILLVEDEERLASFIRKGISAEGYEVEVAHDGRTGLSLFRRDIYDIIILDVNLPHMNGFDLCRHIRSENEAVPVLMLTALDSMADKSDGFNAGADDYLAKPFEFQELLLRLRALTRRIGSRPKQVLQLADLELNLDSKTVTRAGKRIDLTTREYALVEYMMLNKGKVISRVDISERVWSLNFDNNSNVIDVYVSYLRKKIDKGFSPKLLHTIVGMGYVLRED
- a CDS encoding histidine kinase (PFAM: ATP-binding region ATPase domain protein; histidine kinase A domain protein; histidine kinase HAMP region domain protein~SMART: ATP-binding region ATPase domain protein; histidine kinase A domain protein; histidine kinase HAMP region domain protein~KEGG: gsu:GSU0452 sensor histidine kinase); this encodes MLIRNRLTIIFTLLATAIQLTLSLLVWYFYSLYRQEEFYSRLESKARVAGRVLISRRHLHDDFFKNMVRTDLLTIVEEQISIYDNRHNLVFTNRTLKESEYYKEKIPLLSSDPLVEFRSGHLESILMAYRDRGQLFYIFASGYDRIGFAKLGTLQQIMLLANLFGFTLIVLAGWYFAGRVLNPISQIVDEVEQITATQLYKRVNEGNRRDEIAQLAMTFNQMLFRLEDAFVSQRSFVAHASHELRTPLTNTLGTLETSIRYDKNPADWRDSMVIAVEELKKVIALTNGLLGLAKVTDGTVALTAVQVDDCLLTAVGQVQTKYPGRSLPLQFMTGDEAVFTVKGSATLLTTAFLNVLDNACKYSDEAVTVKLQAKEDQITITITDRGRGISETDAAHILDPLYRGENVEGVPGYGIGLAVTQKIIDLHQGSLQITSQVNEGTTVTIVLPGQV
- a CDS encoding efflux transporter, RND family, MFP subunit (TIGRFAM: efflux transporter, RND family, MFP subunit~PFAM: secretion protein HlyD family protein~KEGG: mfa:Mfla_0374 secretion protein HlyD), translating into MKKTHILLSLFGLFALFGMTGCSSNAEEKKEEEVKFLVTSPLQKDTLATKDYVCQVHAIQHIEVRALEKGYLQKIFVDEGQYVKQGQMMFQIMPVVYNAELQKSQAEANYVGIEFQNTKRLADSNIVSKNELALARAKFDKANADVTLAKTHLQFTEIRAPFSGIMDHFQVRLGSLVDDGDLLTTLSDNSKMWVYFNVPEAEYLAYKIHHDDNMKHVRLVMANNELFDQPGEVQTIEADFNNETGNIAFRATFPNPKGLLRHGETGSVRMTVPLKNALIIPQKATFEVLEKKYVYVVDKNNVVRSREIAIAAEMPHIFVVQSGLTKGDRILLEGLRQVKENEKIHVNYVQPASVISNLGLYAE
- a CDS encoding transporter, hydrophobe/amphiphile efflux-1 (HAE1) family (TIGRFAM: transporter, hydrophobe/amphiphile efflux- 1 (HAE1) family~PFAM: acriflavin resistance protein~KEGG: mfa:Mfla_0373 hydrophobe/amphiphile efflux-1 HAE1); this encodes MFNKFIRRPVFAIVISIMIVFIGVLAIKSLPISQFPDIAPTTVNIFIAYPGSSADVLVKSTLITLEQAINGVQDMRYIATDATSAGEATLRIIFEPGTDPNTAVIRVKTRVDQVMPLLPELVQREGVIISPVQPSMLMYVNLFSKEKSIDEKFLFNYATVKMIPEIQRTKGVARAQILGSRRYAMRVWLNPERMRAYNISTEEVMKAIGEQSIIGRPGRIGQSSGIAAQSLEYVLTYKGRYNKPEEYEGIIVRANASGESIHLKDIARVELGSEFFDIYSNLDGHASAAIVLRQNYGSNASDVINEVKEKLEVMKASFPPGVDYKISYDVSNFLDASIEQVIHTLRDAFILVALVVFLFLGDWRSTLIPILAVPVSLIGAFFVIQAFGLSINLITLFALVLAIGIVVDDAIVVVEAVHAKMEEEPHLTPFRAVQKVLGEISGAIIAITLVMVSVFLPISFMSGPVGTFYRQFSITMASSIVISALIALTLTPVLCAMLLKNHHGHPPKKNPLTRALDSFNRGFDKMTGWYVGLLKLIVSRRFVTFAILIGFCAGIVVVNKILPAGFIPNEDQSTIYAIIQTPPGSTLEKTNEVSRRLQKICEEVPGIESVSSLAGYEIMTEGRGSNAGTCLINLKTWSDRDKNVKEIMEELEEKSRNLGATVEFFEPPAIPGFGTSGGFSMRLLDKTTDTDYSEFDKINKQFMENLSKRKELTGLFTFFAANYPQYELEIDNKLAMQKGVSIGKAMDNLNIMIGSTYEQGFIKYNQFFKVYVQSDPSFRRLPTDLLKLFVKNDAGEMVPYSAFMHLKKGQGPNEITRFNLYNSAAIQGLPAKGYTTADAIQAIREVAAKTLPKGYDIAFEGLSYDESIRGNEALYVFLIVLAFVYFVLAAQYESFIIPLAVVFSLPVGVFGSFLVLKMMGLENNIYAQIGLIMLIGLLGKNAVLIVEFAVQKRQQGETILNAAIEGARVRFRPILMTSFAFVAGLIPLIIATGAGAIGNRTIGASALGGMLFGTIFGVIIIPGLYYIFGSLADGRKMIKDEEADSLTENLVHQLDEFPVTEESTNHV